One window of Aliarcobacter lanthieri genomic DNA carries:
- a CDS encoding response regulator transcription factor yields MIKLKNFNILFVEDDLKIQSNMNKILGMIFNKVFIANDGLEALKIFDENIIHLIITDYEMPNMDGYEFSKKMRERSFNIPIIILSNHTDKDKLLKCIPLNLTSYLEKPIIYEKLLKVLMICEKQIDESSIFKYKLDNQTIYNFRTKELIQNKTFTKLTALEIIVFEYLLDKKNQIVSKEELLYILNKDDYYDDISLKNIIYRLKKKFKNNSLIVNQKNFGYMLKIQ; encoded by the coding sequence ATGATAAAACTTAAAAATTTTAATATCTTATTCGTAGAAGATGATTTAAAAATACAATCAAATATGAATAAAATATTAGGGATGATTTTTAATAAAGTTTTTATAGCAAATGATGGTTTAGAGGCTCTTAAAATTTTTGATGAAAATATTATTCATCTTATAATCACAGATTATGAGATGCCAAATATGGATGGATATGAATTTTCAAAAAAAATGAGAGAGAGAAGTTTTAACATACCTATAATAATTTTAAGTAACCATACAGATAAAGATAAACTTCTAAAATGTATTCCTCTAAATCTCACTTCGTACTTAGAAAAACCAATAATTTATGAAAAACTACTTAAAGTTTTAATGATATGTGAAAAACAAATTGATGAATCTTCTATTTTTAAATATAAATTAGATAATCAAACTATTTATAATTTTAGAACTAAAGAATTAATACAAAATAAAACTTTTACTAAACTAACTGCACTAGAAATAATAGTTTTTGAATATTTATTAGATAAAAAAAATCAAATCGTATCCAAAGAAGAATTACTATATATTTTGAACAAGGATGATTATTATGATGATATATCCTTAAAAAATATTATTTATAGATTAAAAAAGAAATTTAAGAACAACTCTTTAATTGTAAATCAAAAAAATTTTGGATATATGTTGAAAATACAATGA
- the ribH gene encoding 6,7-dimethyl-8-ribityllumazine synthase, whose translation MKIIEGVLRLKGNEKIAIINGRFNHIITDRLVEGARDAFKRHGGNDDNLDLILVPGAFEIPFALEKALSSGKYDAVCCVGAVIRGATPHFDYISAEATKGIATVALKYGKPVSNGVLTTDSIEQAIERAGSKVGNKGAEAMITIIEMLDLYNEMGK comes from the coding sequence ATGAAAATAATAGAAGGTGTTTTAAGACTAAAAGGAAACGAAAAAATTGCGATTATAAATGGTAGATTTAATCATATTATAACTGATAGATTAGTTGAAGGAGCACGTGATGCTTTCAAAAGACATGGGGGGAATGATGATAATTTAGATTTAATTTTAGTTCCAGGTGCTTTTGAAATTCCTTTTGCTCTAGAAAAAGCATTATCAAGTGGAAAATATGATGCTGTTTGTTGTGTGGGAGCAGTAATTAGAGGTGCAACTCCACATTTTGATTACATCAGTGCAGAAGCTACAAAAGGTATAGCAACTGTTGCTTTAAAATATGGAAAGCCTGTATCAAATGGAGTTTTAACAACTGATTCAATAGAACAAGCAATTGAAAGAGCTGGTTCAAAAGTTGGAAACAAAGGTGCTGAAGCTATGATTACAATCATTGAAATGCTAGATTTATATAACGAAATGGGAAAATAA
- a CDS encoding sensor histidine kinase, translating to MIKKLLIFILFSNFVFAEIIIENSSFNKVYLEQYTKVFIDESSNLGFEDIKNKEFKFTSRFNYTATKSAIWSSFSIKSLQNIEVYFENIKAGVDLIDVYIVKDGSLLKKIELGDYRDIKNREIQTRNSAFVLNLEENSTYDFFIKHNSYSGISVIWEIYNNSNYTQLLSFRSLIWGIFIGTIFVLAFHNIFIYFSIKEKAFLFYVIFIISSSIYQLIANGIFYEYFRDIDLNILNGLNWIFAYTTLFLVLIFHLFVLKPKKESFSFKLIILSIVLVLLTIIYYSFSFKYPDIRYNVIYTNYISYFSIFTLLFTSFLSYRKGKKDAKKYFIVLIIYILLLFYVVYILIGNFEYFENFWLFIPLLTLIDVSLFTIILYSKLKDIEKQRNDQVHFIISQSRFTSLGNNVANMIHQWKNPIAQIGSQVTLLEATYNLDNKNYIKTSKEIIPHIKSSILFLKDTMNDIYNFYRNPSEKERFFIQEQIDTLLRILKNELEINYIKVNLDIENIELYNYKTSFLNIIMILLENAIFQLKYFKKEDRRIVIIAEKSSDNTVKIIIEDNGGGIPKEHLNSIFDLNFSTKNKSGSGIGLALAKTLVETRLNAKIEVINSTKGAKFTITLNNYEK from the coding sequence ATGATAAAAAAATTACTTATATTTATACTCTTCTCAAACTTTGTATTTGCAGAGATTATTATAGAAAACTCATCTTTTAATAAGGTATATTTAGAACAATATACTAAAGTATTTATAGATGAAAGTTCTAATTTAGGTTTTGAAGATATCAAAAATAAAGAGTTTAAATTTACTTCAAGATTTAATTATACTGCTACAAAATCAGCTATTTGGAGCTCTTTTAGTATAAAATCTCTACAAAATATAGAAGTTTATTTTGAAAATATAAAAGCTGGTGTTGATTTAATTGATGTTTATATTGTAAAAGATGGTAGCTTATTAAAAAAAATAGAATTGGGTGATTATAGAGATATCAAGAATAGGGAAATTCAAACAAGGAATAGTGCTTTTGTTTTGAATTTAGAAGAAAATTCTACTTATGACTTTTTTATAAAACATAACTCATATAGTGGTATTTCGGTTATTTGGGAGATTTATAATAACTCAAATTATACACAACTTTTAAGTTTTCGTTCACTTATATGGGGTATTTTTATAGGAACTATATTCGTACTAGCTTTTCATAATATATTTATATATTTTTCTATAAAAGAGAAAGCTTTTTTGTTTTATGTAATTTTTATAATATCTTCATCAATATATCAACTGATTGCAAATGGTATTTTTTATGAATATTTTAGAGATATTGACCTAAATATTTTAAATGGACTTAATTGGATTTTCGCATATACTACCCTCTTTTTAGTACTAATTTTTCATTTATTTGTATTAAAACCTAAAAAAGAGTCTTTTAGTTTTAAATTAATTATTTTATCAATAGTACTTGTACTTTTAACAATAATTTACTACTCATTTTCTTTTAAATATCCAGATATTAGGTACAATGTAATATATACAAACTATATCTCATATTTTTCTATATTTACTTTATTATTTACTAGTTTTTTATCATATAGAAAAGGTAAAAAAGATGCAAAAAAATATTTTATAGTATTAATTATTTATATACTCTTGCTATTTTATGTAGTATATATTTTAATTGGAAATTTTGAGTATTTTGAAAACTTTTGGCTTTTTATTCCACTACTTACACTAATTGATGTATCTTTATTTACAATAATTTTATATTCAAAGCTAAAAGATATAGAAAAACAAAGAAATGACCAAGTACATTTTATAATCTCACAATCTAGATTTACAAGTCTTGGCAATAATGTTGCAAATATGATTCATCAATGGAAAAATCCTATTGCTCAAATAGGTTCTCAAGTAACATTACTTGAAGCAACATATAATCTTGACAATAAAAATTATATAAAAACTTCAAAAGAGATAATTCCCCATATAAAATCTAGTATTTTATTTCTAAAAGATACAATGAATGATATATATAATTTTTATAGAAATCCTAGTGAAAAAGAAAGATTTTTCATTCAAGAACAAATAGATACTTTACTTAGAATTTTAAAAAATGAACTAGAAATAAATTATATAAAAGTAAATTTAGATATTGAAAATATAGAACTTTATAACTATAAAACTAGTTTTCTAAATATTATTATGATATTACTTGAAAATGCTATATTTCAGTTAAAATATTTTAAAAAAGAAGATAGAAGAATAGTGATAATTGCAGAAAAATCATCAGATAATACAGTCAAAATTATAATTGAAGATAATGGAGGAGGAATTCCCAAAGAACATCTAAACTCCATATTCGATTTAAATTTTAGTACAAAAAATAAATCTGGTAGTGGTATTGGATTAGCATTAGCAAAAACATTAGTTGAAACAAGATTAAATGCTAAAATAGAAGTAATAAATAGTACTAAAGGTGCTAAATTTACAATTACTTTAAATAACTATGAAAAATAA
- the pyrF gene encoding orotidine-5'-phosphate decarboxylase, translated as MKKDMKLCVSLDLESSKENLALVEKIKDFDVWLKVGFRTYLRDGKKFLEDLKAINPNFKIFLDLKLYDIPNTMADAAQDISNFGIVDMFNVHASAGSHAMKSVMDRIKDIPNRPLVLAVTALTSFDNESFKTIYNEDIDEKARKFAKATFEAGLDGVVCSAFESLDIKNNTSKEFITLCPGIRPFGEDSGDQKRVADIKFSKDNAVDFIVVGRPIYKSENPQEIVKKILENI; from the coding sequence ATGAAAAAAGATATGAAACTTTGTGTATCTTTAGATTTGGAAAGTTCAAAAGAAAATCTAGCTCTTGTAGAAAAAATAAAAGATTTTGATGTATGGTTAAAAGTAGGATTTAGAACATATTTAAGAGATGGAAAAAAATTTTTAGAAGATTTAAAAGCTATAAATCCAAATTTTAAAATATTTTTAGATTTAAAACTATACGATATTCCAAATACTATGGCAGATGCAGCTCAAGATATATCTAATTTTGGAATTGTTGATATGTTCAACGTTCATGCAAGTGCAGGAAGCCATGCTATGAAATCAGTTATGGATAGAATCAAAGATATACCAAATCGTCCTTTGGTATTAGCTGTTACAGCTCTTACTTCTTTTGATAATGAAAGCTTTAAAACAATATATAATGAAGATATAGATGAAAAAGCAAGAAAATTTGCAAAAGCTACATTTGAAGCTGGACTTGATGGAGTTGTTTGTTCTGCTTTTGAAAGCCTCGATATCAAAAATAACACTTCAAAAGAGTTTATTACACTTTGTCCTGGTATTCGTCCATTTGGAGAAGATAGTGGGGATCAAAAAAGAGTTGCAGATATAAAATTCTCAAAAGATAATGCTGTAGATTTTATTGTAGTGGGAAGACCTATATATAAAAGTGAGAATCCACAAGAAATTGTTAAAAAAATTCTAGAAAATATCTAA
- a CDS encoding YciI family protein translates to MQYLVIAYDNEGAIDRRLESRDAHIEGTRKLMNEGKILNAGALIEEDVMVGSTLFVDFDTDEEIDEWLLNEPYVKNNVWNMDEFQMVPIKVLPKN, encoded by the coding sequence ATGCAATATTTAGTAATCGCTTATGATAATGAAGGAGCAATAGATAGAAGATTAGAATCTAGAGATGCTCATATTGAAGGTACTAGAAAATTAATGAATGAGGGTAAAATATTAAATGCTGGTGCATTAATTGAAGAAGATGTAATGGTTGGATCGACTTTATTTGTTGATTTTGATACGGATGAAGAGATTGATGAATGGCTTTTAAATGAACCTTATGTAAAAAATAATGTTTGGAATATGGATGAATTCCAGATGGTTCCTATAAAAGTTCTACCAAAAAACTAA
- the nusB gene encoding transcription antitermination factor NusB: protein MATRTQARESVIGLLYAYDLGNNEISKFVDELLEEKKIRNNQKEFALNLFNGTINNLSTIDDQIKAFITQGNLEDIGSVEKSILRLAIYEILFENLPKAVIINEAIELSKRLASDGAPKFVNAILDQVKKA from the coding sequence TTGGCAACAAGAACACAAGCAAGAGAGTCAGTAATTGGACTATTATATGCATATGATTTAGGGAATAATGAAATATCAAAATTTGTTGATGAACTTTTAGAAGAAAAAAAAATAAGAAATAATCAAAAAGAATTTGCTTTAAATTTATTTAATGGAACAATTAACAATTTAAGTACAATTGATGATCAAATAAAAGCTTTCATAACGCAAGGAAACTTAGAAGATATAGGTTCTGTTGAAAAATCTATTTTAAGACTTGCTATTTATGAAATTTTATTTGAAAACTTACCAAAAGCAGTTATTATTAATGAAGCTATTGAATTATCAAAAAGATTAGCAAGTGATGGTGCACCAAAATTTGTAAATGCAATTTTAGATCAAGTAAAAAAGGCTTAA
- a CDS encoding Dyp-type peroxidase: MDFNKINHQSVTDKPGESALFIVYNVLYNKDTNEKIKDLCSNFAAIIRSMKGRYPELEISGIVGFGSNAWNKLFPKFDKPKELEVFKEIRGEKHIAPSTKGDLFFHIRAKRVAACYEIASILNEKLSGVVEHIDEVHGFRYFDGRSIIGFVDGTENPENLEALSSAIIGDNDKKFKGGSYAFVQKYLHDMSKWNSLSTNEQEKVIGRKKFNDVELSDEEKPKNAHNAVTNIEDKDGNELKIVRANMPFSNPSKNEFGTYFIGYASTFTTTKKMLENMFIGEPIGNYDRLLDFSTAVTGTLFFIPTFDLLEELAEEL; the protein is encoded by the coding sequence ATGGATTTTAATAAAATAAATCATCAATCAGTTACAGATAAACCAGGAGAAAGTGCATTATTTATTGTTTATAATGTTTTATATAATAAAGATACAAACGAAAAGATTAAAGATTTATGTAGTAATTTTGCAGCTATTATAAGAAGTATGAAAGGAAGATACCCTGAACTTGAAATAAGTGGAATTGTTGGATTTGGAAGTAATGCTTGGAATAAACTTTTCCCTAAATTTGATAAACCAAAAGAATTAGAAGTTTTTAAAGAAATTAGAGGAGAAAAGCATATTGCTCCATCAACAAAGGGGGATCTGTTTTTTCATATTCGTGCAAAAAGAGTAGCTGCTTGTTATGAAATTGCTTCGATTTTAAATGAAAAACTTTCTGGAGTTGTTGAACATATAGATGAAGTTCATGGATTTAGATATTTTGATGGACGATCTATTATTGGATTTGTTGATGGAACTGAGAATCCAGAAAACTTAGAGGCTCTAAGCTCTGCTATAATAGGTGATAATGATAAAAAGTTTAAAGGAGGAAGTTATGCTTTTGTTCAAAAATATCTTCATGATATGTCTAAATGGAATTCTCTTTCTACAAATGAACAAGAAAAAGTAATTGGAAGAAAAAAGTTTAATGATGTAGAATTAAGTGATGAAGAAAAACCAAAAAATGCCCATAATGCTGTTACAAATATTGAAGATAAAGATGGAAATGAGCTTAAAATAGTTCGTGCAAACATGCCATTTTCAAATCCAAGTAAGAATGAGTTTGGTACTTATTTTATTGGATATGCAAGTACATTTACAACAACAAAAAAAATGCTTGAGAATATGTTTATTGGTGAGCCTATTGGAAATTACGATAGGTTACTAGACTTTAGTACAGCAGTTACAGGAACATTGTTTTTTATACCAACATTTGATTTACTTGAAGAACTAGCAGAAGAATTATAA
- a CDS encoding ShlB/FhaC/HecB family hemolysin secretion/activation protein has protein sequence MIKINKIISLSIFSSVILLGANIPNVNSSTIERQIQVPKDVPLKNKSISTVDTSEISDSIKSDSSSETIFIKKFQVNGNTKISSDDILNTIKEFENQDLTFNQIQEILSVVTKLYRDKGYFVARSYVGKQDIVENENILIITILEGTYGSFNIENNSLVDNSIIQQIFDNTKKQTVINSKTIERSMLLINDRAGVRVSKAQISPGEQVGSSDFNIETQGQQRIDGYVVLDNYGSRYTGYNRLQALANVNSPFNIGDKLTLSGLVSNGADLRNGRLAYELPLNSYGLKANFSYSRIDYNLIKEYKSSNYDGNSNIYEVGLSYPILRTTDESLWTRLKYYHKDFNDYVSDLKYEDKNINSFVASVDYEKSYFLGDLPSRLFVNFNFTSGNLSSLNADDGNYNKIDTYISNEIVFNEILSFNSNLTAQKVLGNKNLDGSEDLSLGGAYAVKVYPDSEQSADNGYILNFELLSKLPSINFYSHKVGLFYDMGNVYQEVNTDSTFKRKTLKDIGIGYYVGYKDFFAKAQMAWTLNSDQVQSENRGHKNSKLLFQAGILF, from the coding sequence ATGATAAAAATAAATAAGATAATCAGTTTGTCAATATTTAGTAGTGTAATTCTACTAGGAGCAAATATACCAAATGTAAATAGTAGTACAATAGAAAGACAAATACAAGTACCAAAAGATGTACCTTTAAAAAATAAAAGTATATCTACTGTTGATACTTCAGAGATTAGTGATAGTATAAAAAGTGATAGTAGTTCTGAAACAATATTTATAAAAAAATTTCAAGTAAATGGTAATACAAAAATATCATCAGATGATATTTTAAATACTATAAAAGAATTTGAAAATCAAGATTTAACATTTAATCAAATTCAAGAAATTCTAAGTGTAGTTACAAAACTTTATAGAGATAAAGGTTATTTTGTAGCTAGATCTTATGTAGGTAAACAAGATATTGTTGAAAATGAAAATATATTAATTATTACAATATTAGAGGGTACTTATGGTAGTTTTAATATAGAAAATAACTCTTTAGTAGATAATAGTATCATTCAACAAATATTTGATAATACAAAAAAACAAACTGTTATTAATAGTAAAACTATTGAAAGATCTATGTTACTTATCAATGATAGAGCAGGTGTGAGAGTATCTAAAGCTCAAATAAGCCCAGGAGAACAAGTAGGAAGTAGTGATTTTAATATAGAAACACAAGGCCAACAAAGGATAGATGGTTATGTAGTACTTGATAATTATGGAAGTAGATATACAGGATATAATAGACTTCAAGCATTAGCGAATGTAAATAGCCCTTTTAATATTGGAGATAAATTAACTCTTTCTGGATTAGTTTCAAATGGAGCAGATTTGAGAAATGGAAGATTGGCTTATGAACTACCTTTAAATTCTTATGGATTAAAAGCAAATTTCTCATATAGTAGGATAGATTATAATTTGATAAAAGAGTATAAAAGTTCAAACTATGATGGCAATTCAAATATATATGAAGTAGGCTTATCTTATCCTATTCTTAGAACTACAGATGAATCTCTTTGGACAAGATTAAAATATTACCATAAAGATTTTAATGATTATGTATCAGATTTAAAATATGAAGATAAAAATATAAACTCTTTTGTTGCAAGTGTTGATTATGAAAAAAGTTACTTTTTAGGAGATTTACCTTCACGATTATTTGTAAATTTTAATTTTACATCAGGTAATTTATCTAGTCTAAATGCAGATGATGGAAATTATAATAAAATAGATACTTATATATCAAATGAAATAGTATTCAATGAAATTCTTTCTTTTAACTCTAATTTAACTGCACAAAAAGTATTAGGCAATAAGAATCTTGATGGTAGTGAAGATTTGTCTTTAGGTGGAGCTTATGCTGTTAAAGTATATCCAGATAGTGAACAAAGTGCAGATAATGGTTATATATTAAATTTTGAATTATTATCTAAACTACCTAGTATAAATTTTTATTCTCATAAAGTTGGCTTATTCTACGACATGGGAAATGTATATCAAGAGGTAAATACAGATTCAACATTTAAAAGAAAAACATTAAAAGATATAGGAATTGGATATTATGTAGGATATAAAGATTTTTTTGCAAAAGCTCAAATGGCATGGACATTAAATTCTGATCAAGTTCAAAGTGAAAATAGAGGTCATAAAAATAGTAAATTATTATTTCAAGCAGGAATCTTATTTTAG
- a CDS encoding filamentous hemagglutinin N-terminal domain-containing protein: protein MKKVFEFSSRFRILKGGLISLVVASNLYGTPSGGTVVNGTATINQVGNTTNINQSTNKSIINWQSFNIANGETVNFNQPNSNSITLNRVVGSEKSIIDGALNANGQVWLINSNGILFGKNAKVNTSGILASTKDILNEDFLNGNYNFKGNSKVTILNEGEIKSLEKTYATFIANSVTNKGKIEVHKGTIHLVGASDINLTLDDNSNISLKVNKGVLDALIENDNLIVANGGNVYLTTNAKNELLKGVVNNSGIIEANSIDNLKSEVIVFAHGGKANISGTIEAKNGFVETSGKSLNVTDGAKITTGTWLIDPVNVTIESNGGSNLSGESISATAIQSALHGGNVTIQADENIYVNETLTIPVLNMITLEAGDSIYINENIDIYGEPMFPPNMQGINLISGNSIYINKNINANSASIRLNYSKNVVNGNYYFGKDGKINFIYYGNTFSTKKGNNSEINWSIIYNPVQVENMNNNKSGNYVLGVDIDLTGLNWTPIGDKINKFTGRFDGLGHTISNLKIDTSSSERGLFGVTENATIKNIGLEDVDIKASSRTGALIGDMYNTIVENSYSTGKIFAGSESGGLIGKNNAGKIINSYSKVDVTAGYINLGGLAGFNSEGGLIENSYYIGKVVSYNQIVGGLVGGNIGKIINSYAIADVKGNNKVGGLVGSNYAAGLIENSYSSGKVESSGMNKGGLVGDNLGITTHSFYNKTVNPNMIDESNYGKTTSELQNINTFKNASWNIFEDNDLELGTPILRDGKWYINPNPIVSLAYTLDTQTKTYNGQNIFLSSLWNSSTIFGVDYASWILGTDYNFVDSNNNILTSYINAGTYNNILIQVLKSGYETANTGNSVGSLVINKADLSVIASSGSKTYDGLVYNSALQYDGFVNNENQTVLTGILSGKISEKNAGTYTTNLSGLNSDNYNISYTNGTYTISKKIINLAVDSKSKKQGEENPQLTYVANGLIDGDTLNVILQTNATTTSPAGTYNIWLDSSVESVNKNYDVSYQGAYLFVLAQVEPKPQPEPQPQPEPQPEPQPEPQPNMQKIVDSIDRITHINTREYQSTNNIPDKDSSKIDINQNVEVIALSSNQNIRIIDGGIKMPENIAIDINLDENDK, encoded by the coding sequence ATGAAAAAGGTATTTGAGTTTAGCTCAAGATTTCGTATATTAAAAGGTGGATTAATATCACTTGTAGTTGCTTCAAATTTATATGGAACACCAAGTGGAGGAACAGTAGTAAATGGTACAGCAACTATAAATCAAGTTGGAAATACAACAAATATAAATCAAAGTACAAATAAATCTATCATAAATTGGCAAAGTTTTAATATAGCAAATGGAGAAACAGTAAATTTTAATCAACCCAATTCTAACTCAATTACTTTAAATAGAGTTGTAGGTAGTGAAAAGTCTATTATAGATGGTGCATTGAATGCAAATGGACAAGTTTGGCTTATAAATAGTAATGGAATATTATTTGGCAAAAATGCAAAAGTAAATACTTCAGGTATTTTAGCCTCTACAAAAGATATTTTGAATGAAGATTTTTTAAATGGTAATTATAATTTTAAAGGAAATTCAAAAGTAACAATTTTAAATGAAGGAGAGATAAAATCTTTAGAAAAAACTTATGCAACGTTTATAGCAAATAGTGTTACAAATAAAGGGAAAATAGAAGTACATAAAGGAACTATACATTTAGTAGGAGCAAGTGATATAAATTTGACTTTAGATGATAATTCAAATATCTCTTTAAAAGTAAATAAAGGAGTACTTGATGCTCTTATAGAAAATGATAATTTAATTGTTGCAAATGGTGGAAATGTATATCTTACAACAAATGCAAAGAACGAATTACTTAAAGGTGTTGTAAATAATAGTGGGATTATAGAAGCAAATAGTATAGATAACTTAAAAAGTGAAGTTATAGTCTTTGCACATGGTGGAAAAGCAAATATAAGTGGAACTATAGAAGCAAAAAATGGATTTGTTGAAACAAGTGGAAAAAGTTTAAATGTGACTGATGGTGCAAAAATCACAACTGGAACTTGGCTAATAGACCCTGTAAATGTAACAATAGAATCAAATGGTGGAAGTAATCTAAGTGGAGAGAGTATAAGTGCAACTGCTATTCAATCTGCTCTACATGGTGGAAATGTAACAATTCAAGCTGATGAAAATATCTATGTAAATGAAACATTAACTATTCCTGTACTTAATATGATAACTTTAGAAGCTGGAGATAGTATATACATAAATGAAAATATTGATATTTATGGAGAACCAATGTTCCCTCCAAATATGCAGGGTATAAACTTGATTTCGGGAAATAGTATATACATAAATAAAAATATAAATGCTAATAGCGCTTCTATAAGATTAAATTATTCAAAAAATGTTGTAAATGGTAATTACTATTTTGGAAAAGATGGAAAAATCAATTTTATATATTATGGTAATACATTTAGTACAAAAAAAGGAAATAATAGTGAAATAAACTGGAGTATAATTTATAATCCAGTACAAGTAGAAAATATGAATAATAATAAATCTGGAAACTATGTTTTAGGAGTTGATATTGATTTAACTGGATTAAATTGGACACCAATAGGTGATAAAATAAATAAATTTACTGGAAGGTTTGATGGTTTAGGGCATACTATATCTAATTTAAAAATAGATACTTCTTCTAGTGAGAGAGGTTTATTTGGAGTTACAGAAAATGCAACAATAAAAAATATTGGATTAGAAGATGTAGATATTAAGGCTTCATCTCGTACTGGAGCGTTAATAGGAGATATGTATAATACAATAGTAGAAAATTCTTATTCTACAGGAAAAATATTTGCTGGGTCTGAATCTGGGGGATTAATTGGAAAAAATAATGCTGGAAAGATAATAAACTCTTATTCAAAAGTAGATGTAACAGCTGGATATATTAATTTAGGGGGATTAGCTGGATTTAACTCTGAAGGAGGTTTAATAGAAAATTCTTATTATATTGGGAAAGTAGTATCATATAATCAAATAGTAGGTGGTTTAGTTGGAGGAAATATTGGAAAAATAATAAATTCATATGCAATAGCAGATGTAAAAGGAAATAATAAGGTAGGTGGCTTAGTTGGATCTAACTATGCAGCAGGTTTAATAGAAAATTCCTATTCAAGTGGAAAAGTAGAAAGTAGTGGAATGAATAAAGGAGGATTAGTTGGTGATAATCTTGGGATAACTACACACTCTTTTTATAATAAAACAGTAAATCCAAATATGATTGATGAATCTAACTATGGAAAAACAACATCAGAACTTCAAAATATAAATACTTTTAAAAATGCTAGTTGGAATATATTTGAAGATAATGATTTAGAATTGGGAACACCAATCTTAAGAGATGGAAAATGGTATATAAATCCAAATCCTATAGTATCTTTGGCATATACTTTAGATACTCAAACAAAAACTTATAATGGACAGAATATATTTTTAAGTTCATTGTGGAATTCTTCAACTATTTTTGGAGTTGATTATGCTTCTTGGATACTTGGAACAGATTATAATTTTGTAGATAGTAATAACAATATTCTTACAAGCTATATCAATGCTGGAACATATAATAATATATTAATTCAAGTTTTAAAAAGTGGATATGAAACTGCAAACACTGGAAATAGTGTTGGAAGTTTAGTTATAAATAAAGCAGATTTATCTGTTATAGCATCAAGTGGTTCAAAAACTTATGATGGATTAGTTTATAATAGTGCTTTACAATATGATGGATTTGTAAATAATGAAAATCAAACAGTTTTAACTGGAATATTAAGTGGTAAAATATCAGAGAAAAATGCAGGAACATATACTACAAACTTAAGTGGATTGAATTCAGATAACTATAATATTTCATATACAAACGGAACATATACAATCAGCAAAAAAATTATCAATTTAGCAGTAGATAGTAAAAGTAAAAAACAAGGAGAAGAAAATCCACAATTAACTTATGTAGCAAATGGTTTAATAGATGGAGATACTTTAAATGTGATTTTACAAACAAATGCAACAACTACAAGTCCAGCTGGAACTTATAATATTTGGTTAGATTCTAGTGTAGAAAGTGTAAATAAGAATTATGATGTAAGTTATCAAGGTGCATATTTATTTGTTTTAGCACAAGTTGAGCCAAAACCACAACCTGAACCACAACCACAACCTGAACCACAACCTGAACCACAACCTGAACCACAACCAAATATGCAAAAAATAGTAGATAGTATAGATAGGATTACACATATAAATACTAGAGAATATCAATCTACAAATAACATACCAGATAAAGATAGTTCTAAAATAGATATAAATCAAAATGTAGAAGTGATAGCATTGAGTTCAAATCAAAATATTAGAATAATAGATGGTGGTATAAAAATGCCAGAAAATATTGCTATAGATATAAACTTAGATGAAAATGATAAATAA